Genomic segment of Candidatus Woesearchaeota archaeon:
AAATTCATAAAAAACATAAATTGGATCCAAAACAAATCAGTAATATGAAATATTACAAAAGTATATTATACATTAAGTATTTTTTATTTATTTCAAAAATGACTAAAGTATTAAAATTAAAGAATACATTAAGAAATAGAAAATGAACAAAATATTGAAAAAAATTAATTATTATTTGAATTCTACTTATAGAAGAAGACAAATAGATGTTATATTGAATAAGAATAAGTCTGTGTTTAAAGGGGTAGTTCTAGATATTGGTGGAAGAGATCGAGGACAGTTTGTTAAGCCTAAGAGTAAAGTTGATAAGTGGTTATTTGCAGATATTGAAGATAAATTTAGTCCTGATTTGGTTTTGGATGTATCTAATATGAAAAATGTAAAATCTAATAGTATTGATATTATCCTCGCAGGAGAATTATTTGAACATGTACAAGAAATCGAGAAAGGGATTTCAGAATGTTATAGGGTCTTGAAAAAAGGAGGCAAACTGTTGATTACCATTCCTTTTCTATATCCAATTCATGCTGACCCTTGGGACTATCAAAGGTGGACGAATGAAAAATGGAAATTAGAACTTAATAAGTTAGGTTTCAAGATGAAAAAATTTGAAGTAACTGGCTATTACTTTTTAGTATTATCAGACATGTTGAAATCATTTTTTAAGATATTGCCTTGGGGAGTAAGACATTTGTTCTTATTAATATCTTTCCCATTTCTAGAATTAGTGTACTTCTTTGATAGGACTAAGTTTGTACGAGATAATCGAAAATTAAATAAGTATCATAGTGGATACTTTATTATAGTAGAAAAATGAGTAAGAATATAGATTTAATTTGGGATAAAGAAGTATATAATGACGATTATTCATTTGTTGTTAACTTGAAACAGAAAAATTCAAAGTCTTATTTTATTAATGATTGTTTGAAAAAAACAAATAAGAAGAAAATTCGTGTTTTAGAGATTGGTTGTGGTTATGGTCAAAATTTATTTCCAATTTCTGAAAATGTTTATGAGTGTATTGGAATAGATCCTTCTAAAAAGTCAATACAACTTGGAAGAGATACTATTAAGAGATTGAACTTAAAAAATGTCAAATTAGAGTTGGGTGTTGGTGAAAAACTTCCTTTTGAAAATGATTACTTTGATCTGATTATTTGTTTTGACGTTTTAGAACATGTAGCAGATCCAGATAAAGTAATTGTTGAAGCAATGAGGGTTTTGAATAAAAGTGGTATATATT
This window contains:
- a CDS encoding methyltransferase domain-containing protein, translated to MNKILKKINYYLNSTYRRRQIDVILNKNKSVFKGVVLDIGGRDRGQFVKPKSKVDKWLFADIEDKFSPDLVLDVSNMKNVKSNSIDIILAGELFEHVQEIEKGISECYRVLKKGGKLLITIPFLYPIHADPWDYQRWTNEKWKLELNKLGFKMKKFEVTGYYFLVLSDMLKSFFKILPWGVRHLFLLISFPFLELVYFFDRTKFVRDNRKLNKYHSGYFIIVEK